From a single Scomber japonicus isolate fScoJap1 chromosome 12, fScoJap1.pri, whole genome shotgun sequence genomic region:
- the ptf1a gene encoding pancreas transcription factor 1 subunit alpha, which yields MDSVLDPFSGLDSFSSPPYFDDDEFFTDQSSRDGHLDTDDFLDDDVDFLTSHFQDYYSKDGSSRAVPHDGDYDIGNLSFSSSSSTFSYSCADSTPDLSPQMGSLHGGPLLKRRRRMRSEMEMQQLRQAANVRERRRMQSINDAFEGLRSHIPTLPYEKRLSKVDTLRLAIGYINFLAELVQSDLPIRNSSNETHAQPKKVIICHRGTRSPSPSDPDYGLPPLAGHSLSWSDEKQLREQNIIRTAKVWTPEDPRKLHNKAGLTDIENELPYGLVA from the exons ATGGACAGTGTGCTGGACCCTTTCTCTGGACTCGactctttctcctcccctccttacttCGACGATGACGAGTTTTTCACTGACCAGTCTTCTAGAGACGGACACTTGGACACGGATGACTTTTTGGATGATGATGTCGATTTCCTCACCAGTCATTTCCAAGACTATTACAGCAAAGACGGCAGCAGCAGAGCTGTGCCTCACGATGGTGACTACGACATCGGCAAcctgtccttctcctcctcttcctccactttCTCATACAGCTGCGCAGACAGCACCCCGGACCTTTCCCCTCAGATGGGCAGCCTTCACGGCGGGCCGTTGCTgaagcggaggaggaggatgagatcTGAGATGGAGATGCAGCAGCTGAGGCAGGCGGCCAACGtcagggagaggagaaggatgCAGTCCATCAATGATGCATTCGAGGGTCTGCGCTCCCACATCCCCACTCTGCCCTACGAGAAGAGACTGTCTAAGGTGGACACTCTGCGGCTGGCCATCGGCTACATTAACTTCCTCGCCGAGCTCGTGCAGTCGGACCTGCCTATCAGGAACTCCAGTAACGAGACGCACGCGCAGCCCAAGAAAGTCATTATCTGCCACAGAGGAACAA GGTCTCCTTCTCCCAGCGACCCAGACTACGGCCTGCCTCCTCTGGCCGGTCACTCTTTGTCCTGGTCGGATGAAAAGCAGCTCCGGGAGCAGAACATCATCCGCACGGCCAAGGTGTGGACCCCGGAGGACCCCCGTAAACTGCACAACAAAGCGGGCCTCACAGACATAGAGAACGAGCTTCCGTACGGCCTGGTGGCCTAA